The following nucleotide sequence is from Vitis vinifera cultivar Pinot Noir 40024 chromosome 14, ASM3070453v1.
CTTAACTGAATACTTAGATTATTTGTTGAATATCAGCACTATGTGCTGCATCCTCAAGGCAaaggaaacacaaaaaactgcAACAAGCAGTAAATGTCTTCACATAGAGTTCAGTTGTTCATACACATGAATGAAAATGATAGCATTTCTCCAGGCCAGATTCAAACAAGAGTGCATTAATACAAGTTGTAATATCCAAATTCTGTTTTATCTATTTAgtataagaataaattaaatgcATGTCACAGTTAGGCCATCCAAACAATTGAAGATTGAGACAAGCAAATGCATCTAACCAAATAAGAGAGTATGGCTCACATAAACAGAATTGATATTATGGCAGTGTTGCTAAACATTAATTCAACAGTTGCAAAACAAAAGCTACATTTGatattaataatgataatgcAAGGTCCCAGTCAACAACTACTGTGGAAACAAAGCATCTTCATGTAGCATAGAGACACCTAGAAAAATTCATTCGCAAGGGCCAAGGTAGCAATATAatccaaaattttataaaatatagaataacATATATTTCCAATCTAAAAAAAGTTCTATTAAAACCTTtgcaatttatttttgtaattagagaTTTTTCAATTCCTTGCTAATATAAATTAGTAATTCTTTTCtagaattatattttttaagaaaatatttcaagCATGCTTTGGATAGCTTTCCATTTTTTGCTTTAGTTGGAAATTGAacccaaaatcaaaatcatatttCAAAGTACGATattaatagtttaaaattttattgaacatAAAATAACTTCCTGCATAAATCAAAATAGAGCTTTTACAAAAAGcaacattaaaaaattttaagtcataagttcctttaataaaattagtcaaacaGGTAAAAAAGCTATTAttgaacttcaaaaaaaaaaaaaaaagtttttcacTTCTCAAAAGTCAATCCAAATAGGGCTTTATAGTTTCTGAGGCACAGACAAAATCAAAGTGCCTAAGTGAGAGTTTCTCACTAAAGTtacttcttttctcttttaaagaaaaaatggaatatcatattaataaatttttaaaaatttcaagaaaagagaaaatgcaaaaagaaaataagggtGGGTTGGAATAACGTATATGGTGGGTTTACTGTTTAAAGTCAGCGtgaaaaatttttatttagatttatttcTTCTACTAGTACTTCAAATCTATCAAATAAGAATGCACAGTAAAACCATAATGAGACAAAGTCTTGGGGCTGATTAGTaaccaaaatgaaaaaaaaaattcaaaaaatatttccattttcaaaatgaaaatgcttttttgtttgtctttggatcattttcaattatttcagtgttgcattttcaaaatagaaaatgcaaaaataataCTGTAAAATTCCCCAAAAATGaccaatttttagaaatatttttcaattgaatacaagttacaaaaataaaaaataaaaataaaattactaacttttagttttatgtttttgaaaaaaaaaaaaaaggtttcatcTCTGCTATTAAACAAGCATGTGTAAGgtttttctaaaagaaataaaagatttattgtaggaaaaaaaaatagaaagagaacAAGTTAAATGAAAtagaagaattttttatttgaaaaatagtcATGGAGTACATGCAACATTGTAGTTATTATAGGTGCCACATTTAATAATCAAAGTTTGTTTATCAATAACTATTATGTCGGTTAAAACAAAGAGGAATTAatgtttcaattaattttaaggGGGTTAGATGCAATTTGTTGGGgccaaaatttaaatgaaataaaattagaagtttCAAAAGATTTTGGATGTATGGGGAAGAGGGCAGCCACAAAACCAACCAGCACCCCCCTCTTTTGGGGTGCATTCAGCTACAAATCTTCTCAAAAAGGCAGTACACAAAACAAATgcaaaacaataatattttttaatcatttctaTCATAAGCACTGCAGAATAATCTCAATAATACAAGAATGACCAAAGTATCAAACTAAAGAACAGTAAGCATAAGCATTCCATAATATTGCACATACTCAAACACAAGCAGTAGgtgcaaagaaaacataaaaaaggaaaagtaatgATACTCTAACTCCAAACATGTAGAATACCTTCTTGGGGTGACTGAGGCATTAGATCCGTGCATGGCACATACAAATAGGGCAAAGCCTACACGAGATCATAGGCATAAAATTCAGCATGAAAGCTTCAAATCAAAATTAGTGAATGGAGGAGATAATCTAACAACACAATTGTAGCATACGAAAAAAGGGTGGTGGAACTATAAGGTCAGTCATGGAGCATGAGTAATCTTGAACCCATAACAGCTTGCAAGCATCtataaaaatccaatttctgaAACTAAGATGTCAGAGAAACCCAAAAACTTTCGATCTCAAACAAATAGAGCAGTGATCTTACTCGATGAACATGCAAGCAAGTCTTCTGGCCCACAGGAGTAGAGCCATAAATCCTTATTACAGGAACTTCCTTCACCATACCACCTTCAAAATTCCACCAgcaatgataaatattttttaataagtattaTCATATAGAAAGATGACAGTTTGAATGCAATAAAACCTTAACTGTTTAATGCTGAGAAAaccaaggaaaagaaataaaaggaatttCAAATCGCATATTTATgctgttttatttatttatttatttatttatttatttattattattattattattattattattactaatgAAACACTCACCTCAAGTAgctcaattattttaaaattaagcatgaTTAGTGTCggtttttttgttctcttgaaTTTCAGATAATGAAAAATCTGaaagtaacaaaaagaaattaacttcttttcttttccctacattttctcaacaaccaaatgGACCCGATGAAACTCATCAGACTCCACTACCATAAAACTAATTCAGAATAAGAGAGAGATCAAGTAGAACCCAACCAGGTGTTTGGTTGCAGTTTTGCAGACAGCTGAGACAAAATAAAAGAACCAAGGTTCTGGCACTTATGTAGACTAAAATGTTCTACTGCTGCAATTTAATGCGTTGAGGCCTGTGATTTCTCAAAACCCAACATTCTGATTCTTACTTCAATCCCAAACTGTTCTATTAATCAAAGTTGATTAGTTCAGGCCTTTGATTTCTCAAACTCAAAACttccatattttttcttttaactcctttttctcggcaaccaaataACGAAGAACTCATTAGACTCTACTACCAAAAGTACAATACAGAGACATGGGGATCAAAATAAAACCCAAACCCtccgtttggttgccgagaaggCCTAagcaaaatgaaagaaaacaacaCTATAAATACCGATGCCAAACTCTTGtaacactcaattttttttattataattatttgagCACCTGCTCACTCAAATACAAATCCTCATTCTCCTGTTATTCTCCCTCCTTTTTTCCATCAACGAAACAGACCCAAACAAAGAACTCGTCGAACTCCACTACCAAAAAACACAATTCGAATAGATAAATATTcaacaaaaccctaaccctcgCTTCGATTTCCAACAAAACTAAGCAAAACACGAGAAATTAAAACTTCAAACATCAATGCCAAACTGCTCTATCACTCAAATTTGATTGACCCTCAGCCCTTGATTTCTCAAATTCAACCCTCCATTTCCTTTTCCTCACCAACCAAGTAGACTCCAACTCCAACTCTGCAAAAACCAAAGCAATtcaaacgacgtcgtttggAGGTTGCTCTCATTACCTTGAAAGCTACTGTAACAAATGTCGAGGTCTGGAATCGGAGGCGCCATATAGTAATCCATCGAAACGATTCGAACGCTGAAAATCTTCGCATCGTCCTGTGAATTTTCCATCGATTTTCtctgaaatttacaaaatattcatCGAATTTTGCAGCTCTGGTTTTTGAGTTCCGGATTTTATACTGCAGAGGAGGGGCAAAACTTCTCCTGTACACTTTGTTTTGACATTTCTGACCCTGGACCTTCAAGACTTTTACTTCAACTGCCATCGGCAATTTcttgaataattaatttttttcataaattgacataaaataattatttttttcctatgaagtcaactttaattttaatcattaattcAATGTTAAACTTAGAAACCACCCATAAAACCAAACTCATTGAtgtaattaaatcaaaattaacaaaatttaataatttatatttaataaaaaattaacaattgtgcataaaataattgattaaaaaatcatttttaattcaaaattccTATATGCCTTTTCATAaaaatctaccattttttctttgtttctttagtGTAAACTCATAACTTAatactagtaaaaaaaaaaattaggtagtttacataaaaattattgtcaaagtGATACTGTTAGAAAAATTGGGTTAATTTAACCTAAGGTTACCCTAAAAGGGGGTGAATAAggtgatggtttttttttgtaaatatgttAATGCAAAagacaattatatataaatatataataaaacaatacaaagacaattgcatataaagtaaaagaatagggaaaagagaatgcaaacacaagatttgtATAGTGGTTTGGCGCAACCCAACTTACGTTCACTTTCCTCTAACTTCAATCTTAAGTTTGAGGTTCTACTAATTCAAgacttccaaaccaagccttcaaacaatttaattggattatggttccaatacACCATCTTAGACTTATGGCTCCaaattgtgatatcccacatcaaataggggagaaagttttTAATGTTATATATGTAGAGGTTCCCTTTAATCTTGTAGAAGCgtttttaaagtcatgagggtTATTTTGGGCCTAGAgtggataatatttatatggttTGGTGCAGGTCATTACAAATGGAATCAAAGTCGATCCTTGACTCTGATGTAGGGGTTTGTTTAGCCTTATGAGGCATATATGTCTATTTGGCCCAATAATCCCATGGGACATAACGAGAACGTTGTATCTACAtagggggtgtttgtgacattTCATATCGGATAAGGGGGAAAGTTTCTAATGTTATATAAATATGGACTCTTCTTAATAAAGTAGAggtgttttaaagttgtgagggcCCCTTTAGgtccaaagcaaacaatatttacaCAATTGGGTGcaggtcgttacaaatggtatcaaagcttatCCTTGACCCCAGTGTGGGGATTTGTTTAGCTCCATTAGTGTTTGTCTATTGGTCCCGCAATCCCATGAGACACAATGAGGACGTTATGTCTGCATGAAGAGGTGTTTGTGACGTCTCatatcggataggggagaaagtttctGGCTTTATATATGTAAAGGTTCTTCTTAACtttataaatgtgttttaaagccaTAAGGGCCCCTTTGAAGCCTAGAACGAACAATATTTATATGGTTGGGTGTGAATCATTACAAATGGAATCAGAGTCAATCCTTGACTTTGATGTGAGGATTTGTTTAGCCCTATGAGAGATGTCTATTTGTTTAGCCCAATAATCTCATAGAACACAATGAGAACATTATATCTGCACAatggggtgtttgtgatgtcccataTTAAATAGAGAAGAGATCCTGGcgctatataaatatgatatctTTTTAACAatgtagacgtgttttaaagccgtgagggccatTTCGGCCTAAagcggataatatctacacggttggatGTGGGTCGTTACACCAAGCACCCTTTATAATCTTCAAGAGATACATCACTCTTAAATAACTcttcaagtgataccccacacttgataatccctaagtgataccttacgcttagattcttcctcttaaagatttataaataaaataagaaataatctcacaaaatcctagtacaaaactttaggctcaaatgatacaagaaaactataattgaatggtgcactaatgacatgcaagttttaaaacagtggtgcactaaaaaaacactcttccaatgctcaaatatattcaagaaatgtttaAGAACGTTAAACTcttaaaacaatgaaaattgaagcctttttatagaggaaaaaaaaaatgtcaaactaGCCTTTGGGGGTTCATTCGGTCGAGCTCCAGTTCGATCGATTCACTAGTCGTTAGCATTTAGTGTATGACAGGTGACCGTTAGACCTCGATCACCCCTTGACCGTCACTTGATCGGTTGAAATAATGTTCTAGAATATATAAAAGGTTTTTGCACCCCTCGATTGGTTAAGCCGAATAAGTCAATAGGTTCTTCATctagttcaaccggttgagctgtTTTTGGCtcaataaccattttttttcaacttaagaCTTTTTAGATaggtttggaaaacatttgacacaaagTTTTAATTGAAAGCATAAAATCatctaaaattaaaagattaaaacaaaataactcttagaTGATTTTgctgcataaataaataatgtaatgcatgaaaaacctAATGCACCAATAACCACCAACAatattacaaagagatcttatgaaacttaagttttgaaaaatacttccctttgaaatctttttcttcttatggattttcttttgatttgattttgtctttgtaATTGTTACTTTGGAAAtcttcttgcctaatcacacttgaaatatagttattagttctaaaccttattgtgttatcatcaaaatcaaaattaactaaATGTTAGTTTCACTTATACATTTCCACACCATATTGGAAAGCAACCTATCAATTAAAAGTCTATGTAGTAGTGATTCTACGAAGCATTGTTagtctaaaagtattttttgaaaaaaaaaatccgtaTTTAGCAAAATTTaataaacacttttaaaaatttgaaaaatcacttatagaaAACACTTAGAACGTGTTTAGTACTAATTCTAGGAAgtgtttcaactttttttttttaatatttaaaaaaatttattttttaaatgttaaaatgattaaaaatacttctaaaatcactaccatgcactcttaataataaatgattctcctaaaaatacttataaataaaacacttccactaaaagcatttcaagtaaaaatattgtcaaatagACTATGATTTTGTTCCTGAACACTTTTAAGGAGAATGATTTGAGGTACGTTCAGGAATgttcttgaaaattgttttaaaaaagttaaaaatacttttttcaggtttttttttataagaaaagtgTTTTGAAATTAATGATGTTTTCAATctcctttttatgttttcaaatattttttaaaaataaaattttatattcgATGCTTTATTACcgattattattcatatttatcccattgtttttttttaaaacaaaacagttaaaatatattcctttttaaaaatattttgcttttttttttttctgcttgttaaacaaatttaatttttattttttaacaaacaaGCCCTTGATATTTGGatatttagaaaagaaaagagggtTTTGGGTGATTTGTTGtagtaaaaaagtaaaataaaaccttaaaaaaataacttgtgAGGTGAttagtaactattttttaaaacatgtatgaaaatcaatttttgaaaattattatttgatgttttttgaaataaaaatttatttaaaaatatgaaatatttttaacatatttttaatatttttaaaaataatttttatatttaatgttttatatttaatcattttatatatttaaataattattttttaaaataaaagaaaataattaaaagatattatagtTATAAGACAAATGCTTACgtgttgtttaaaaaaaaaagggaaaaaaattatagttataaGACAGAAGCCGCCACAAGCTCTTCACAAGTCCAATAAGGAGAAATGATGGTGCTACCCGCCATTTCTCTGTCAACTAACATAACAGTTTCAACTAACATAACTGCCACTTCGGCTCCAACCACCCTCCACAAACACAGGCTTCACAATTCAACTCTCAAATCCCTTTCAAAATCTGGTAAACTAGACGAGGCTCTTCGTCTAATCGAATATTGGCCGTCCAAATCCCCGGCCACCGCACCGGATGTTGAGGCTTGCGCCCTCTTCCTACACTCCTGTATCTCCAGAAAAGCTCTGGAACATGGCCAAAGACTCTACCTTCAGCTCCTCCTTTATAGAGATAGGTGCAACCACAATCTTCTCAACAACCCCACATTGAAAGGCAAGCTCATCACTCTCTTCTCAGTTTGTAGAAGAGTTGATGAGGCTCGCCGCGTTTTTGAGGATGGTGGGGAGGATGTAGATTTGCCGGAGTCGGTTTGGGTGGCCATGGGAATTGGGTACTCAAGAAATGGGTACCCGAAAGAAGCTTTGCTTCTCTATTATGAGATGGTGTGCCAGTTTGGTCAGCTGGGTAATTTTGCGTTTTCTATGGCATTGAAAGCATGTTCGGATCTAGGTGATTTGCAGACCGGTAGAGCGGTCCATGCCCAGGTGTTGAAAGCTACTGAGGATCCGGATCAGGTGGTGAACAATGCGCTTCTTCGGTTGTACAGTGAGGATGGGTGTTTCGACGAGGCGCTACGGGTGTTCGATGGAATGCCTCATAGGAATGTTGTATCTTGGAACTCGTTGATTGCGGGTTTGGTTAAGAAAGATGGAGTGTTTGAGGCAATTGAGGCTTTTAGGATAATGCAGGGGAAGGGAATGGGGTTCAGTTGGGTGACGCTTACCACGATCTTACCTGTGTGTGCTCGGGTTACTGCACTTGGTAGTGGGAAAGAGATACATGCTGTGATTGTGAAATCCACCGCAAAACCAGATGCACCAGTGCTAAATTCGCTTGTGGACATGTATGCAAAGTGTGGAGCAATGGATTACTGTAGGAGAGTGTTTAATGGGATGCAAGGTAAAGATTTGACTTCATGGAATACCTTGATCACAGGGTATGCAATCAATGGTCGAATGACGGAAGCGATGGAGTCGTTCCAGGAGATGATTTGTTCTGGTTTCAGTCCAGATGGGATCACATTCATTGCCTTGTTGTCAGGTTGTAGCCATGCAGGGCTTGCAGATGACGGCTGCAGATTGTTTGAAATGATGAAGATGGATTACGGGATCTCTCCAACTGTAGAGCATTATGCTTGTTTGGTGGATGTCTTGGGTAGAGCTGGGAGAATCAAGGAGGCATTGGAAATTGTGAAAAACATGCCATTTAAGCCGACGGGCAGCATATGGGGATCATTACTCAACTCATGCCGACTCCATGGTAATGTTCCTCTTGCTGAGGCTGTTGCAAAGCGGTTGTTTGAGCTTGAACCCAATAATGCTGGGAATTATGTGATGCTGTCAAACATTTATGCAAATGCAGGGATGTGGGAGAGTGTTAAGGTGGTTAGAGAGTTTATGGAAAAGAGGGGAATGACGAAAGAGGCTGGATGCAGCTGGCTTCAAATCAAGAGCAAAATTCATACTTTTGTGGCAGGCGGGAGTAACGAGTTTCGCAATTCAGTTGAGTATAAGAAAGTTTGGAAGAGACTGATGGAAGCTATGGAAGAAGTTGGATATGTCCCAGACACTGGTGTTGTTCTTCATGATGTAAGTGAAGAAATGAGGGCAATGTGGGTGTGTGGTCACAGTGAACGGCTTGCAACCATGTTCGCACTCATCAACACGGCCTCAGGGATGCCTATTAGGATAACAAAGAATCTTCGTGTTTGTGTAGATTGCCACTCCTGGGTGAAGACTTTGTCCAAGGTCACTGGGAGAGTGATTGTCTTGAGAGATACAAATCGTTTCCACCATTTCAAAGATGGGGTGTGCTCATGTAAAGATTACTGGTGATTTATTTTCCCAACTACTCACTTCTAAGCTGTAACTTCATTATCTGAAAAGCAGACATGAATAGAATACTGGTACGGCTCCCTCTGATGCTTTGCAATGTTCTGGTTTGGATTATCCGGTTCTGCATCTGATAACCAATTCTCTAGTGGTTTTAGATCTTGTTCCGCCATGTGAATAAAAATCAGctttgtgtttttaaaaatggagaattgtttttaaaaattcataatactGTTTGAccattattctctattttcaatttttaaaaactaagtGAAATAGAGAACGGTTTTTATTTAAACACTattcaaaaatacattttacaGAGACTCGTTTTTGAGAACAACCCCTCTTGTCCTCTTCCGAAAAAAAGCCTCAAAACACATCTTTTTCCAATTCCCATCATCAAAGTTCAAAACCCATCTCACCCTCACAAAAAGGTGTCACTTTACACTCTTCCAACTTCATCAACCCCATCATCAAAAACATGCAAAAGCAACAAGAAACATAAAAACCATTCACAGGGATCACCATAAATATAGCACTGATGAGCTGCAGAGAGACTCCCTCTCCTAATAGCTCATGAACCTGGTTGAGAGCCGATGTATTGAAGTCATTAAAATCCAACACATTCTTCTTCATCAGCACAACTGTTCTCCTGTCTTCTTCTTATCATTTTTACCAGTAATGGCACTAACAATTGAACAAacatctcttcttcttcaaccaCAACAACACAGCAaagcagaagaaaacaaagaatgtGAGAGCAGAAGAATAGATGAAGAAGAAGCTTAGAGATGCATTTGTTTATAGGCATACTATACACGCATCATATCCAAATCTAATACATGTAATAATAAAGATTTGATAGAGATATCGGCAGTTACTATTCAAATCGAAAGACACTCCTTAGGTAAGAGTCACACACTACTTCAAATGGACACTTTCCTCAGTGGTTTCAGAAAGTATTTCTCAAAATGGTTTCTTACTCACTCTTGAGTTCTCGTTAACATGTAAATTATAGATAATATTGTGGGAGGATGGATGTTTCATAGCATTTGCACCATCTGACTTGATTCCTGACATCAATGGCGGCGCATTGGGATCAACTGTTTTACTACTTCACCTTCA
It contains:
- the LOC100257990 gene encoding pentatricopeptide repeat-containing protein At3g14330 → MMVLPAISLSTNITVSTNITATSAPTTLHKHRLHNSTLKSLSKSGKLDEALRLIEYWPSKSPATAPDVEACALFLHSCISRKALEHGQRLYLQLLLYRDRCNHNLLNNPTLKGKLITLFSVCRRVDEARRVFEDGGEDVDLPESVWVAMGIGYSRNGYPKEALLLYYEMVCQFGQLGNFAFSMALKACSDLGDLQTGRAVHAQVLKATEDPDQVVNNALLRLYSEDGCFDEALRVFDGMPHRNVVSWNSLIAGLVKKDGVFEAIEAFRIMQGKGMGFSWVTLTTILPVCARVTALGSGKEIHAVIVKSTAKPDAPVLNSLVDMYAKCGAMDYCRRVFNGMQGKDLTSWNTLITGYAINGRMTEAMESFQEMICSGFSPDGITFIALLSGCSHAGLADDGCRLFEMMKMDYGISPTVEHYACLVDVLGRAGRIKEALEIVKNMPFKPTGSIWGSLLNSCRLHGNVPLAEAVAKRLFELEPNNAGNYVMLSNIYANAGMWESVKVVREFMEKRGMTKEAGCSWLQIKSKIHTFVAGGSNEFRNSVEYKKVWKRLMEAMEEVGYVPDTGVVLHDVSEEMRAMWVCGHSERLATMFALINTASGMPIRITKNLRVCVDCHSWVKTLSKVTGRVIVLRDTNRFHHFKDGVCSCKDYW